One Candidatus Sysuiplasma jiujiangense genomic window, ACGGCTGACACTGCTCCTGCAAGAATGGAAGGTCGGTCATGTTTCAGAAGCTGATGTATCTGCGGCACTCATTGCCTAACCCTTTATGTCCGCCATAGGATCAGAGCGAAATTATTTATGAGGTGGACGAGAATCAGCATCAGTCCTATCATTATGAACGGGTAAACTCCGCCTTCAAACGGTCCAAAAATCAGGCCGTTTACAATTGCAAACAGAAATCCGAAACCTGTTATCAGCATTATAATCCTGTGCGGCGACTTGTACTTGGGATGGGTGGTAGCAAATACTCTTTTCGGAAACACAATGTCGTCCCTGGCCATGCCGTACATTGTCCGGGACAGTGAGTTGTTGATTGCGAGGCCAAACATAAAATAACTGTTGTAAATGATTGCGACAAAAATTAATGCAATAACTGGCCCGAGATAATGGCTGTATACTATAATGCCCGGAT contains:
- a CDS encoding amino acid permease — encoded protein: MFTTAPVGGDYTPVFLAFIIGITTLAGSGSVVAVAEETKQPKRNVPRSLVLVMLIDLSVILVTYALTVGWGVSKMASFATSPDPGIIVYSHYLGPVIALIFVAIIYNSYFMFGLAINNSLSRTMYGMARDDIVFPKRVFATTHPKYKSPHRIIMLITGFGFLFAIVNGLIFGPFEGGVYPFIMIGLMLILVHLINNFALILWRT